Proteins from one Halogeometricum sp. S1BR25-6 genomic window:
- a CDS encoding nuclear transport factor 2 family protein, with protein MANSHARGNVETAANLYESFAEGDLDAATAGWDADIELREPEGIVGGGTFRGRDEIIENLFAGLANDWTDVSVVPERFVDGGDTVVALITWSGTSSETGRSVEFRGAHVFDFEDGKIVRWTSYADTALFNAAAGQ; from the coding sequence ATGGCCAACTCACACGCGAGAGGTAACGTCGAGACCGCAGCGAACCTGTACGAGTCGTTCGCCGAGGGTGACCTTGACGCCGCCACCGCCGGATGGGACGCCGACATCGAACTCCGCGAACCCGAGGGAATCGTCGGCGGCGGAACGTTTCGGGGACGGGACGAGATAATCGAGAACCTCTTCGCCGGCCTGGCGAACGACTGGACGGACGTCTCGGTTGTTCCGGAGCGGTTCGTCGACGGCGGCGACACGGTCGTCGCGCTCATCACGTGGAGCGGCACGTCCAGCGAAACCGGGAGGTCCGTCGAGTTCCGAGGCGCGCACGTCTTCGACTTCGAGGACGGGAAGATCGTTCGCTGGACGTCTTACGCCGACACGGCCCTGTTCAACGCGGCCGCGGGACAGTGA
- a CDS encoding DMT family transporter, producing the protein MSTRRAAGLFLFMGVAFGAAFPAIKAGLADAPPLLFAALRYDLAALLLLAYAAFVLGDWRPRRRADWLAVLAGGVLFFGSSGFLYLGQQYTTAGVSAIIYSLGPILTVVFAWVLLPAERLSRRALVGVLVGLAGVALVVRPTPEALFSDGFRGKLLVLAAITGVTLGSIAIRKSGSHMPAATTTGLSLALGGVVLHAGSLLSGEPQAVRLTPTFVGSYLYLAVVATTMAFVAYFSLLDRVGPHQANLVVYVVPVVATVVGWAWLGERLPAVTLAGFAVIFCGFLVVKWPELSRSARKAVLRTRSRRA; encoded by the coding sequence GTGTCTACCCGGAGAGCAGCGGGGCTCTTTCTGTTCATGGGGGTCGCGTTCGGCGCCGCCTTCCCCGCGATCAAGGCCGGACTAGCCGACGCGCCGCCGCTTTTGTTCGCAGCGCTGCGGTACGACTTGGCGGCGCTGCTGTTGCTCGCCTACGCCGCGTTCGTTTTGGGAGACTGGCGACCCCGCCGGCGCGCCGACTGGCTGGCCGTCCTCGCCGGAGGCGTGCTGTTCTTCGGGTCCTCGGGTTTCCTCTACCTCGGTCAGCAGTACACGACTGCCGGCGTCTCGGCGATCATCTACAGTCTCGGCCCCATCCTGACGGTCGTCTTCGCGTGGGTGCTGTTACCCGCCGAGCGCCTCTCTCGACGGGCGCTGGTCGGCGTTCTCGTCGGTCTGGCGGGCGTCGCCCTCGTCGTTCGCCCCACTCCCGAGGCGCTGTTCAGCGACGGCTTCCGGGGGAAACTGCTGGTGCTGGCGGCCATTACGGGCGTCACGCTCGGGTCTATCGCGATTCGAAAGAGCGGGTCGCACATGCCCGCAGCGACGACGACGGGCCTCTCGTTGGCCCTGGGTGGTGTGGTGCTCCACGCCGGGAGTCTCCTGTCGGGCGAACCCCAGGCCGTCAGACTCACTCCGACGTTCGTTGGCTCCTACCTCTACCTCGCGGTGGTCGCCACCACGATGGCCTTCGTGGCGTACTTCTCGCTGCTCGACCGGGTCGGCCCTCACCAGGCGAATCTCGTGGTCTACGTCGTCCCCGTCGTCGCCACCGTCGTCGGGTGGGCCTGGCTCGGCGAGCGCCTGCCCGCGGTCACGCTGGCCGGGTTCGCGGTGATATTCTGCGGGTTCCTCGTCGTCAAGTGGCCAGAGCTGTCCCGGAGCGCCCGGAAGGCCGTACTCCGAACGCGGAGTCGGCGCGCTTAG